From the Microbacterium thalassium genome, one window contains:
- the leuD gene encoding 3-isopropylmalate dehydratase small subunit: MEKFTTHTGVAAPLKRSAVDTDQIIPAVYLKRVTKTGFHDALFANWRQDPEFVLNQPAYEKASILVAGPDFGTGSSREHAVWALRDYGFAVVLSPKFADIFRGNAGKQGLVTGVISEADLEAIWAALDADPGVQMTVDLETRTAEVGDIRVPFEIDDYTRWRLLEGLDDIGLTLRNEDKIAEFEARREAWRPRTTPVR, from the coding sequence ATGGAGAAGTTCACCACGCACACCGGCGTCGCAGCTCCCCTGAAGCGCTCCGCCGTCGACACCGACCAGATCATCCCGGCCGTCTACCTCAAGCGCGTCACCAAGACGGGCTTCCACGACGCGCTGTTCGCCAACTGGCGTCAGGATCCGGAGTTCGTCCTGAACCAGCCGGCCTACGAGAAGGCGAGCATTCTCGTCGCGGGCCCCGACTTCGGCACCGGATCCAGCCGCGAGCACGCCGTCTGGGCGCTGCGGGACTACGGCTTCGCCGTCGTGCTCAGCCCCAAGTTCGCCGACATCTTCCGCGGGAACGCCGGCAAGCAGGGACTGGTCACCGGTGTGATCAGCGAGGCGGATCTCGAGGCGATCTGGGCGGCGCTCGACGCCGACCCGGGTGTGCAGATGACCGTCGACCTCGAGACCCGCACCGCCGAGGTCGGCGATATCCGGGTGCCATTCGAGATCGACGATTACACTAGGTGGCGGCTTCTCGAAGGGCTCGACGACATCGGGCTCACGCTGCGCAACGAAGACAAGATCGCGGAGTTCGAGGCCCGCCGCGAGGCATG
- the leuC gene encoding 3-isopropylmalate dehydratase large subunit produces the protein MSSTSNDASAIPERPRTLAEKVWDDHLVVKGEDGQPDLIYIDLHLVHEVTSPQAFDGLRADGRPVRRLEHTIATEDHNTPTLDIHLPIADPTSRTQIETLRRNADEFGVRLHSLGDAEQGIVHVVGPQLGLTMPGITVVCGDSHTSTHGAFGAMAFGIGTSEVEHVLATQTLPLKPFKTMAITVEGELKPGVTAKDIILAVIAKIGTNGGQGYVLEYRGSAIRSLSMEGRMTMCNMSIEAGARAGMVAPDEKTFAYLKGRDHAPTGADWDEAVAYWRTLPSDEGAVYDAEVFLDANELEPFVTWGTNPGQGVSLNDVVPEPSDFADANERAAAERALEYMDLEAGTPLKEVPVDAVFMGSCTNSRIEDLRAFASVIKGRTKADGVRVMVVPGSARVRIEAEAEGLDKVFEDFGAEWRFAGCSMCLGMNPDQLAPGERCASTSNRNFEGRQGKGGRTHLVSPLVAAATAVRGTLSSPSDLEPVPEPVATTGAEA, from the coding sequence ATGAGCAGCACGTCCAACGACGCATCCGCCATTCCCGAGCGCCCGCGCACCCTCGCCGAGAAGGTGTGGGACGACCACCTCGTGGTCAAGGGCGAGGACGGCCAGCCCGACCTCATCTACATCGACCTCCACCTCGTGCACGAGGTCACGAGCCCGCAGGCGTTCGACGGACTGCGCGCCGACGGCCGGCCGGTGCGCCGCCTCGAGCACACCATCGCGACCGAGGACCACAACACCCCGACGCTGGACATCCACCTGCCGATCGCCGATCCCACCAGCCGCACGCAGATCGAGACGCTGCGGCGCAACGCCGACGAGTTCGGCGTGCGCCTGCACTCGCTCGGCGACGCGGAGCAGGGGATCGTGCACGTCGTGGGACCGCAGCTGGGCCTGACGATGCCCGGGATCACGGTCGTGTGCGGCGACTCGCACACCTCGACGCACGGCGCGTTCGGCGCCATGGCGTTCGGCATCGGCACCAGCGAGGTCGAGCACGTGCTCGCCACGCAGACGCTGCCGCTGAAGCCCTTCAAGACGATGGCGATCACCGTCGAGGGAGAGCTCAAGCCCGGCGTCACGGCCAAGGACATCATCCTCGCCGTCATCGCCAAGATCGGCACGAACGGCGGCCAGGGCTACGTGCTCGAGTACCGCGGCAGCGCCATCCGCTCCCTCTCGATGGAGGGGCGCATGACCATGTGCAACATGTCGATCGAGGCCGGCGCCCGCGCCGGCATGGTCGCCCCCGACGAGAAGACCTTCGCGTACCTGAAGGGGCGCGACCACGCGCCGACGGGCGCGGACTGGGACGAGGCGGTCGCGTACTGGCGCACGCTCCCCAGCGACGAGGGCGCCGTCTACGACGCCGAGGTCTTCCTGGACGCGAACGAGCTCGAGCCGTTCGTCACGTGGGGCACGAACCCGGGACAGGGCGTCTCGCTGAACGACGTCGTGCCGGAGCCCTCCGACTTCGCCGACGCGAACGAGCGCGCCGCCGCCGAGCGGGCGTTGGAGTACATGGACCTCGAGGCGGGCACGCCGCTGAAGGAGGTCCCTGTCGACGCGGTCTTCATGGGCTCGTGCACCAACAGCCGCATCGAGGACCTGCGCGCGTTCGCTTCGGTCATCAAGGGCCGCACGAAGGCCGATGGCGTGCGGGTCATGGTCGTGCCGGGCTCGGCGCGCGTGCGCATCGAAGCCGAGGCCGAGGGCCTCGACAAGGTCTTCGAGGACTTCGGCGCCGAGTGGCGCTTCGCCGGATGCTCGATGTGCCTGGGCATGAACCCCGACCAGCTCGCTCCCGGCGAGCGGTGCGCGTCGACATCGAACCGAAACTTCGAGGGGCGGCAGGGCAAGGGCGGCCGCACGCACCTCGTGTCGCCGCTCGTGGCCGCGGCCACCGCGGTCCGCGGAACGCTGTCGAGCCCGAGCGACCTGGAGCCGGTGCCCGAGCCGGTCGCGACGACCGGGGCGGAGGCCTGA